In the genome of Nonlabens sp. MB-3u-79, one region contains:
- a CDS encoding DUF420 domain-containing protein — translation MLEKRGPAIIIAISIIVPLVVVVLMLMPERYNFLGIESGLLPLFHAVINGMTAVLLISGFILIKKQNRIAHRWVMTTAFVLSAIFLVSYVISKISNDPVSYPDDAPLKALYLFILITHIFLSGIILPLVLYTMYFAWNKKFEKHKKIVKWTFPIWLYVAITGVLVYVFMQPYY, via the coding sequence ATGTTAGAAAAAAGAGGGCCGGCGATTATCATAGCCATTTCTATTATAGTACCATTAGTTGTGGTGGTATTGATGCTCATGCCAGAGCGGTATAATTTTTTAGGTATTGAATCTGGCTTATTGCCTTTATTTCATGCGGTAATAAACGGGATGACAGCGGTCTTATTGATAAGCGGTTTCATCCTTATTAAAAAACAAAACCGCATAGCACACAGATGGGTGATGACTACAGCTTTTGTGCTCAGCGCTATATTTCTAGTGAGTTACGTAATTTCTAAGATCAGTAATGACCCTGTTTCTTATCCAGATGATGCCCCGTTAAAAGCATTATATCTTTTTATATTAATCACACACATTTTCCTTTCTGGTATTATTTTGCCTTTAGTTTTATACACCATGTATTTTGCGTGGAATAAAAAATTTGAAAAGCACAAGAAGATTGTGAAATGGACCTTTCCTATCTGGTTATATGTAGCAATTACTGGTGTTTTAGTGTATGTTTTTATGCAGCCTTACTACTAA
- a CDS encoding SCO family protein, giving the protein MSKKKDTPYFIGLGVIIMIFGYFAVTNVIHYINKDKVVDSNRSEDRVPVADKFLKKFNKVPDFQFVNQNGDTITNKDLIGKVYVIDFFFTTCPTICTPMSMNMSKVSEALKDQKEFRTISISIDPDHDQPAVLKEYANKYDANSNWYFLTGDKEATYKLSREGFNAYVAESDNEDIRFEHSGNFALVDGNGYIRSRKVRIDDQNENWIYHYNGVQENEIPAQIREIIEDAETLLNK; this is encoded by the coding sequence ATGAGTAAGAAAAAGGACACTCCGTATTTTATAGGTCTTGGGGTCATCATTATGATCTTTGGATACTTTGCTGTAACAAACGTTATTCATTATATCAATAAAGATAAAGTCGTGGACAGCAATCGTTCAGAAGACCGTGTTCCTGTGGCCGATAAGTTTTTGAAGAAATTCAATAAAGTGCCTGATTTTCAATTTGTGAATCAAAATGGAGATACGATTACTAATAAAGACTTAATCGGCAAGGTGTATGTGATCGATTTCTTTTTTACTACTTGTCCGACAATTTGTACTCCTATGAGCATGAATATGTCTAAGGTCAGTGAAGCCCTTAAAGATCAAAAGGAATTTAGAACCATTTCCATCTCTATAGACCCAGATCACGATCAGCCGGCAGTATTAAAAGAGTATGCAAATAAATACGATGCTAATAGCAACTGGTATTTTCTTACTGGAGATAAAGAGGCTACTTATAAATTAAGTCGGGAAGGCTTTAATGCTTATGTGGCTGAGAGTGACAATGAGGATATACGTTTTGAGCACAGTGGTAATTTTGCCCTTGTAGATGGAAACGGTTATATACGCTCCCGCAAGGTGAGAATTGATGATCAAAATGAAAACTGGATCTACCACTATAATGGTGTTCAAGAGAATGAAATTCCAGCTCAGATTAGGGAAATCATCGAAGACGCAGAAACACTTTTAAACAAGTAA
- a CDS encoding membrane or secreted protein: protein MSDFPKAEGIKKTSRVAIVSVLLILFALPLLTYLFFLNGEHHFKTLPIVTENVSQLSAFKTIEGNTIQLKDSVSIITFLGSNPYKRLGYVSNINEKIYKDFHQFDGYQMISILPEEGVKDIEEIKAQMAETTDLADWHFLVGSDEEIKNLFNSFKSNLTLNGDLSSEHAFVVDKQLNLRGRTDDEELGMVYGYDTYLIANLNKRMMDDMRVLLAEYRFAFKKNRDEKIQKDE, encoded by the coding sequence ATGTCAGATTTTCCCAAAGCCGAAGGAATTAAAAAAACCAGTAGAGTAGCTATAGTAAGTGTATTGCTTATTCTTTTTGCACTACCACTACTTACCTATTTATTTTTTTTAAATGGAGAACACCATTTTAAAACCTTACCCATAGTCACAGAAAATGTGTCGCAACTATCTGCGTTTAAAACCATAGAAGGGAATACTATTCAATTAAAGGATAGTGTTTCCATTATTACATTTCTAGGAAGCAATCCTTATAAACGTTTAGGCTACGTGTCTAATATCAACGAAAAGATCTATAAAGATTTTCATCAATTTGACGGGTATCAAATGATCAGTATCCTGCCAGAGGAAGGTGTAAAAGATATCGAAGAAATCAAAGCTCAAATGGCCGAGACAACAGATCTTGCCGACTGGCACTTTCTGGTAGGTAGTGATGAGGAAATCAAAAATTTATTCAACTCTTTTAAGTCTAATTTGACGCTCAACGGTGATCTTTCATCAGAGCATGCATTTGTGGTAGATAAACAATTAAATTTAAGGGGTCGTACAGATGATGAAGAGCTAGGAATGGTTTACGGTTACGATACCTACTTGATAGCAAATCTGAATAAGAGGATGATGGACGATATGAGAGTGCTATTAGCAGAGTATAGATTTGCGTTTAAAAAAAATAGAGACGAAAAAATTCAAAAAGATGAGTAA
- a CDS encoding cytochrome C oxidase subunit IV family protein, translated as MADHAAHTDGHAAHKLEIFRGLVKFKSNTQKIWGVLIFLSLITIVEVALGYIKPDLLNSTFLKLKILNWIFIILTLVKAYYITWDFMHMRDETSGLRRAVVWTAVFLIIYLIAILLVEGEYIYEVYRDAAVSTDF; from the coding sequence ATGGCAGATCACGCAGCACATACTGACGGACACGCAGCACATAAATTAGAGATCTTTAGAGGTCTTGTAAAGTTCAAGTCAAACACACAAAAGATTTGGGGGGTCCTTATTTTTCTTTCCTTAATAACGATTGTTGAAGTAGCTTTGGGTTATATCAAACCTGATCTACTTAATTCAACTTTCTTAAAGCTTAAGATTCTCAACTGGATATTCATTATCCTAACATTGGTGAAAGCCTATTACATCACATGGGACTTCATGCACATGCGTGACGAGACCAGTGGTTTAAGAAGAGCGGTAGTATGGACAGCAGTATTCCTTATTATTTACTTAATAGCCATATTACTGGTAGAAGGGGAGTACATATACGAAGTGTATAGAGACGCTGCTGTAAGTACAGACTTTTAA
- a CDS encoding cytochrome c oxidase subunit 3 — MDSTVASTGTEGQKWGGGTKPLNVSYGKMMMWFFILSDALTFTGFLAAYGFSRFKFIEEWPLADEVFNHFPFLHGTDAPMFYVALMTFILIGSSVTMVLAVDAGHQMKQKKVAFYMLLTVIGGMIFVGSQAWEWKNFIAGEYGAVTTKGGKILQFLDVETGKRVALEDFAEVGPRDVAPYGNSQGVWFESSGEYNATYTFEEVKKGFDANPNVTIRTQQLILNEETGASEKLVLSRADALVKLNKDGVGVVEGANLTENEYGAPLFADFFFFITGFHGFHVFSGVMFNLLVFFNVLLGTYERRGSYEMVEKVGLYWHFVDLVWVFVFTFFYLV, encoded by the coding sequence ATGGATTCAACAGTAGCATCTACTGGTACCGAAGGACAAAAATGGGGTGGTGGCACGAAGCCACTCAATGTCAGTTATGGAAAAATGATGATGTGGTTTTTCATCCTTTCGGATGCTCTTACCTTCACAGGTTTTCTTGCAGCTTACGGTTTTTCGAGATTTAAATTTATTGAAGAATGGCCTCTAGCAGATGAGGTGTTCAATCACTTCCCATTTCTTCACGGGACTGACGCACCTATGTTCTACGTAGCGCTGATGACCTTTATACTTATAGGTTCTTCTGTTACTATGGTACTTGCCGTAGATGCAGGGCACCAGATGAAGCAAAAAAAGGTGGCTTTTTATATGTTGCTTACCGTTATTGGTGGTATGATATTCGTAGGCTCACAAGCTTGGGAATGGAAAAACTTTATTGCTGGTGAATATGGTGCGGTAACAACTAAAGGTGGAAAAATCCTTCAGTTTCTAGATGTAGAAACCGGTAAACGAGTAGCTCTTGAAGACTTTGCAGAAGTAGGTCCTAGAGATGTTGCACCTTACGGTAACAGTCAAGGAGTCTGGTTTGAATCTTCTGGTGAATACAATGCAACCTATACTTTTGAAGAAGTTAAGAAGGGCTTTGACGCAAATCCCAATGTAACCATTAGAACGCAACAGCTGATCCTAAACGAAGAAACTGGTGCAAGTGAAAAGCTTGTTCTTTCTAGAGCCGATGCTTTAGTAAAGTTGAATAAAGACGGTGTAGGGGTTGTAGAAGGAGCAAATCTTACGGAAAACGAATATGGAGCGCCACTTTTTGCAGATTTCTTTTTCTTTATTACAGGTTTTCACGGTTTTCACGTTTTCTCAGGGGTCATGTTTAACTTACTGGTTTTCTTCAACGTTCTATTAGGAACATATGAAAGAAGAGGAAGTTATGAAATGGTAGAGAAAGTAGGTCTTTACTGGCACTTTGTAGATTTAGTTTGGGTATTTGTATTTACATTCTTCTACCTAGTATAA
- a CDS encoding heme-copper oxidase subunit III: MIDITQLPIKEKIARSKKQMMWFGIMSLIMMFAGLTSAYIISSSRRDWVEVNLPIEFYYSTGVILLSSLTLFLAKKSLKNNNLSGASLLTFITFLLGTTFVVMQFMAFGSLTDAGIFFTGKGSSVAGSFIYIMVMAHLAHIVAGLISLTVIAFKAVTKKYSKDNMLGFELGATFWHFVDVLWIFLLLFLVFAKDIF, encoded by the coding sequence ATGATAGATATAACGCAATTACCTATAAAGGAAAAAATCGCAAGATCTAAAAAACAGATGATGTGGTTTGGAATCATGAGTTTAATAATGATGTTTGCAGGTTTAACAAGTGCTTACATTATCAGTAGCAGCCGAAGAGACTGGGTAGAAGTAAACCTCCCTATAGAGTTTTATTACAGCACGGGAGTCATTTTGTTGAGTTCGCTGACTTTATTCCTCGCAAAGAAAAGTTTAAAAAACAATAACCTTTCAGGAGCTTCTTTATTGACTTTTATAACTTTTTTATTGGGAACTACCTTTGTCGTGATGCAATTTATGGCTTTCGGTTCTTTAACTGATGCGGGTATTTTCTTTACTGGAAAAGGAAGCAGTGTAGCAGGTTCTTTTATTTATATAATGGTAATGGCCCACTTGGCGCATATCGTAGCTGGACTTATCTCGCTGACAGTCATTGCTTTTAAGGCAGTGACTAAAAAATATTCTAAGGATAATATGTTAGGCTTTGAGTTGGGAGCTACTTTCTGGCACTTTGTAGATGTGTTATGGATTTTTCTTCTTCTGTTTTTAGTTTTTGCTAAAGATATTTTTTAA
- the cyoE gene encoding heme o synthase translates to MTEVTTLEKSPSVFKNYIEITKPRLSIVVVFSSAAGYFLGATTYDWWTVLLLCVGGYFLVGSSNVFNQIIEKDLDALMKRTQNRPLPTGRVSVQNAWIYGVLMALSGIYMLYLINFATAFFGALSILLYAAVYTPLKTRTPLCVFVGAFPGAIPYMLGWVAASGNFGIEPGTLFMLQFFWQFPHFWAIGWMLEDDYKAGGFKMLPTGSADKGTAVQIILYTILTIMISLVPVFGVTGELYITVWSAVLVGLLGAWFLYYAVKLFKERSNAVAKKLMLVSVSYITLIQIIYVVDKFLR, encoded by the coding sequence TTGACTGAAGTAACTACATTAGAAAAATCACCCAGTGTATTTAAAAACTACATCGAGATCACCAAACCAAGGTTGTCTATTGTTGTTGTTTTTTCATCTGCTGCGGGTTACTTTTTAGGCGCCACGACTTATGACTGGTGGACTGTTTTATTGCTTTGTGTAGGAGGTTATTTTCTCGTAGGTTCTTCTAACGTTTTTAACCAGATCATTGAAAAGGACCTGGATGCGTTGATGAAGCGTACTCAAAACAGACCACTACCTACAGGAAGAGTATCTGTGCAAAATGCTTGGATTTATGGAGTGCTCATGGCATTGAGCGGTATTTACATGTTGTATCTGATCAATTTTGCAACAGCATTTTTTGGCGCATTGAGTATTTTGCTTTACGCGGCAGTTTATACGCCTTTAAAGACCCGAACGCCTTTGTGTGTTTTTGTAGGAGCTTTTCCAGGAGCGATTCCTTATATGTTAGGTTGGGTAGCTGCTAGCGGTAACTTTGGTATTGAACCAGGAACCTTATTTATGCTGCAGTTTTTCTGGCAATTTCCTCACTTCTGGGCGATAGGATGGATGCTAGAGGACGACTACAAAGCAGGAGGGTTTAAAATGCTTCCTACTGGCTCGGCAGATAAAGGAACGGCCGTGCAAATTATATTGTATACGATCTTGACCATCATGATTTCTTTAGTACCGGTTTTTGGTGTAACAGGAGAATTGTATATCACCGTTTGGAGTGCTGTATTAGTAGGCTTACTTGGTGCTTGGTTTCTTTATTATGCAGTAAAGCTATTTAAAGAACGCAGCAACGCCGTGGCTAAAAAATTAATGTTGGTTAGTGTGAGTTACATCACTCTTATCCAAATCATATATGTAGTAGATAAATTTTTAAGATAA
- a CDS encoding leucine--tRNA ligase has protein sequence MLLYDHKAIEAKWQMHWATHKTFKAVNNSDKPKFYALDMFPYPSGAGLHVGHPLGYIASDIVSRYKRHTGFNVLHPMGYDSFGLPAEQYAIQTGQHPAETTKTNIEGGTDKSGNKIAGYRKQMDRIGFSFDWDREVRTSSPDYYKYTQEIFILLFDSWYDKDADKAILISELESRFRESGTNNINAATDEDLRDFTAAEWNAFTDQEQQEVLLDYRLTFLANTEVNWCPALGTVLANDEIVNGVSERGGHPVVRKKMRQWMMRISAFAERLLNDLEGLDWSESIKEIQRNWIGKSVGAMVSFPLESKHNENFSLWGNAAGNGAKIDVFTTRPDTIYGVTFMTLAPEHELVDIITTPEQKEAIETYKKATAARSERERMADVKTISGVFTGAYATHPLSGESVPVWIGDYVLAGYGTGAVMAVPCGDERDHAFANFFAGQQGMPAIKNIFDGIDISKEAYTPKDKTPICNSDFLNGMSYKSGAMAAAIEKLEEIGAGKGKTNYRLRDAVFSRQRYWGEPFPVYYKDGLPQMIDRKHLPLELPEVDEYLPTEDGAPPLGRATHWHWDEKNNCVVANPSLTLPEGKGISEKTSVSDGKSKVLPAEKNLRRESNSTPGYFTAKPEIASTLLQLAQEMRNNPTEAEAVLWKELKGKKTGFKFREQHPIDEFIPDFVCLSRKLIVELEGKYHEFQVDKDDQRTLKLEQKLGYKVIRFTNEEVINDTKAVLLKISELIKQRPEFFKNEDEVLPSRKDLGWDQHMYPLELNTMPGWAGSSWYMFRYMDAHNEKEMFSSEAQEYWENVDLYIGGSEHATGHLLYSRFWIKLLHDLGKVTVKEPFKKMINQGMILGESAFLNYLEIGYEDGEGDFHQLNCQIIIDTSFAKELDEKAAVSSLHSNLKLHIIEVTDLFKELNGITDQFDLIYKKYKSSHLDVNYVGLDNTVNVKNIPSDERYQWIQGADYYDGNEIVPNDRIAVLREVEKMSKSKYNVVSPDDICEQYGADTLRLYEMFLGPLEQAKPWNTAGITGVYGFIKKLWKLYHNDAGFSVSDEKASPDSMKILHKAIKKTQEDIENFSFNTSVSSFMIAVNELTAQKCNSREVLEPLAILVSPYAPHIAEELWSLLGHKESISEAPFPIFDEKYLVESSKTYPISFNGKMKFTLDLPVAISKDELEKMVLANEKVQEQLEGKQIRKTIIVPGKIVNFVVG, from the coding sequence ATGTTACTCTACGATCACAAAGCAATAGAAGCAAAATGGCAAATGCATTGGGCGACTCATAAGACATTTAAAGCGGTAAATAATTCAGATAAGCCTAAATTTTACGCACTTGATATGTTTCCGTACCCTAGTGGTGCGGGCTTACATGTAGGTCATCCGTTAGGTTATATCGCTAGTGATATCGTTTCCCGCTACAAGCGTCATACGGGTTTTAATGTATTGCATCCTATGGGGTACGATAGTTTTGGATTGCCAGCAGAGCAATATGCGATTCAGACCGGTCAGCATCCTGCCGAAACTACTAAAACAAATATAGAAGGTGGAACAGATAAATCTGGAAATAAGATTGCAGGGTACCGCAAGCAGATGGATCGCATTGGTTTTAGCTTTGACTGGGATCGAGAAGTAAGGACCTCTTCACCAGATTATTATAAATATACTCAAGAGATTTTTATCCTACTTTTTGACAGCTGGTACGATAAAGACGCTGACAAAGCTATTTTGATAAGTGAGTTGGAATCTCGCTTTCGCGAAAGCGGAACCAACAACATCAACGCTGCCACAGACGAGGATTTAAGAGACTTCACAGCTGCAGAGTGGAACGCGTTTACAGACCAAGAACAACAAGAAGTATTACTAGATTATCGATTGACTTTTCTTGCCAATACAGAAGTCAACTGGTGTCCAGCACTGGGAACCGTGCTCGCAAATGACGAGATTGTCAATGGTGTTTCTGAACGTGGTGGGCATCCTGTGGTGCGCAAAAAAATGCGCCAGTGGATGATGCGCATCAGTGCCTTTGCAGAACGTTTATTGAACGATTTAGAAGGATTGGACTGGTCAGAATCTATTAAAGAAATACAGAGAAACTGGATAGGGAAATCTGTTGGGGCGATGGTATCGTTTCCATTAGAATCTAAGCATAATGAAAACTTTTCCCTTTGGGGAAATGCCGCAGGCAATGGGGCAAAAATTGATGTGTTTACCACTCGGCCAGATACGATATATGGAGTAACCTTTATGACACTTGCACCAGAGCATGAGCTTGTAGATATTATTACGACTCCTGAGCAAAAAGAGGCGATAGAAACCTATAAAAAAGCAACCGCGGCACGTTCAGAAAGAGAACGTATGGCTGATGTGAAGACCATAAGCGGGGTATTTACTGGGGCTTATGCTACCCACCCATTAAGTGGGGAGTCAGTGCCCGTTTGGATAGGAGATTACGTGCTGGCAGGTTATGGAACAGGAGCCGTAATGGCGGTGCCATGTGGCGATGAGCGTGATCATGCGTTTGCTAACTTTTTTGCAGGTCAACAAGGAATGCCTGCGATCAAAAATATATTTGACGGTATTGATATCTCTAAAGAAGCCTATACCCCTAAAGATAAAACACCTATTTGTAATAGTGATTTCTTAAACGGAATGAGTTATAAGTCTGGAGCGATGGCTGCGGCGATTGAAAAACTTGAAGAAATAGGAGCTGGAAAAGGGAAAACAAATTACCGATTGCGTGATGCGGTATTTTCTAGACAGCGTTACTGGGGCGAGCCTTTCCCGGTATACTATAAAGACGGCTTGCCACAAATGATAGACCGCAAGCATTTGCCTTTAGAGTTGCCAGAAGTGGACGAATATTTGCCAACAGAAGATGGTGCGCCGCCTTTGGGTCGTGCGACACACTGGCATTGGGATGAAAAGAATAATTGTGTGGTGGCCAACCCATCCCTAACCCTTCCCGAAGGGAAGGGAATTTCAGAAAAAACAAGTGTTTCTGACGGGAAAAGCAAAGTCCTTCCCGCAGAGAAGAATTTAAGAAGGGAGAGCAATTCAACTCCAGGTTATTTTACGGCAAAACCAGAAATTGCATCCACTTTATTACAGCTTGCACAAGAAATGCGTAATAATCCAACCGAAGCAGAAGCTGTGCTATGGAAAGAGTTAAAAGGTAAAAAGACAGGTTTTAAATTTAGAGAACAGCATCCTATTGATGAATTTATTCCAGATTTTGTATGTCTTTCACGTAAGTTGATTGTTGAATTAGAGGGTAAGTATCACGAATTTCAAGTTGATAAAGATGACCAACGAACTTTAAAATTAGAGCAAAAATTAGGATATAAAGTCATCAGATTTACAAATGAAGAGGTAATAAATGACACGAAAGCTGTTCTTTTAAAAATCTCAGAATTAATAAAACAACGACCAGAGTTCTTTAAAAATGAAGATGAAGTCCTTCCCTCAAGGAAGGATTTAGGATGGGATCAACATATGTACCCACTAGAACTCAACACCATGCCAGGTTGGGCAGGAAGTTCTTGGTACATGTTCAGATATATGGATGCTCATAATGAGAAGGAGATGTTCTCTAGTGAGGCACAAGAATACTGGGAAAATGTAGACCTCTATATAGGAGGAAGCGAGCATGCGACCGGACACTTGTTGTATAGCAGGTTTTGGATAAAGTTATTACACGATCTAGGAAAGGTCACCGTAAAAGAACCCTTTAAAAAGATGATCAATCAAGGTATGATACTTGGTGAGAGCGCTTTTTTAAATTATTTAGAAATTGGTTATGAAGACGGAGAAGGTGATTTTCATCAGCTGAACTGTCAAATAATAATAGACACATCATTTGCAAAAGAATTAGATGAAAAAGCAGCTGTTTCTAGTCTTCATTCAAATTTAAAGTTACATATAATCGAGGTGACTGATCTTTTTAAAGAGCTTAATGGTATCACAGATCAATTTGATTTAATCTATAAAAAATACAAATCATCTCATTTAGATGTCAATTACGTTGGCCTAGATAACACTGTAAATGTCAAGAATATTCCATCAGATGAGCGATACCAATGGATTCAGGGAGCTGATTATTATGATGGAAATGAAATTGTGCCAAATGATAGAATTGCTGTACTTCGCGAAGTAGAAAAAATGTCCAAGTCCAAGTACAATGTGGTGAGTCCAGATGATATTTGTGAGCAATATGGCGCAGATACCTTGAGGTTGTACGAGATGTTTTTAGGACCACTAGAACAAGCCAAGCCATGGAATACGGCAGGAATCACTGGAGTATACGGTTTTATAAAAAAACTCTGGAAGTTGTACCATAACGATGCTGGATTCTCAGTAAGCGACGAGAAAGCTTCTCCAGACAGTATGAAGATCTTGCACAAAGCCATTAAGAAAACTCAAGAAGATATTGAGAACTTTTCTTTTAACACCAGTGTGAGTAGTTTTATGATTGCTGTGAACGAATTGACCGCTCAAAAATGCAATAGCCGTGAGGTCTTAGAACCGCTTGCGATTCTAGTATCGCCATATGCACCGCATATCGCAGAGGAATTATGGTCTTTATTGGGTCATAAAGAGTCTATTAGTGAAGCGCCTTTCCCGATTTTTGATGAAAAGTATTTGGTAGAGAGTAGCAAGACCTATCCGATCTCCTTTAACGGGAAGATGAAGTTTACCCTTGATTTACCAGTAGCTATTTCTAAAGACGAGTTGGAGAAAATGGTACTTGCTAATGAGAAAGTGCAAGAGCAATTAGAAGGAAAACAAATACGCAAAACGATTATCGTACCGGGTAAGATTGTAAATTTTGTGGTGGGATAA
- a CDS encoding cell division protein FtsX, translating to MPSPSSYQKRRLFSSYFWVVISLFLVLFMLGLQGFFLLNSQKLADYFREQVPMSIYFKDTAKDVEMRQLEKTLQMADYTKNAVFVSSEEGAQRTKEDLGEDFVAQLDGFNPIPNSIDVRLNAKFVTATEIQQIADDLAAKNYVQEVSYDKPLVSLLNENVKRISFWMLIVSGLFILIAFLLINSSIRLSVYAKRFTIKTMQMVGATKGFIRKPFILTSIKLGLVAALLALGLLAVVVYYADGFVPELEILKNYQMLAILFVGVLVFGILISLISTFFATTRYLNLRTDQLYY from the coding sequence ATGCCTTCACCGTCCAGTTATCAAAAACGTCGTTTGTTCAGCTCCTATTTTTGGGTAGTGATCAGTTTATTTTTAGTTCTTTTTATGTTGGGACTCCAAGGCTTTTTCTTGCTCAACAGTCAGAAACTAGCCGATTACTTCCGCGAGCAGGTGCCCATGTCTATCTATTTTAAAGACACCGCTAAGGATGTAGAAATGCGCCAGCTAGAGAAAACGCTACAAATGGCAGATTATACTAAAAACGCTGTTTTTGTGAGTAGTGAAGAAGGTGCGCAACGCACTAAAGAAGATCTAGGAGAAGATTTTGTAGCTCAACTAGATGGATTTAATCCGATTCCTAATTCCATAGACGTGCGATTGAACGCAAAATTTGTTACCGCAACAGAAATACAGCAAATCGCAGATGATCTAGCAGCAAAGAATTATGTTCAAGAAGTGAGTTATGATAAGCCATTGGTTTCTTTACTCAACGAAAACGTAAAACGCATCTCTTTCTGGATGCTGATTGTTTCTGGACTTTTTATTCTTATCGCTTTTTTACTCATCAACAGCTCCATAAGGTTGAGCGTATATGCCAAACGATTTACTATAAAAACCATGCAAATGGTAGGTGCTACCAAAGGTTTTATACGCAAACCTTTTATCCTAACTAGCATTAAGCTGGGGCTAGTTGCAGCACTACTCGCCTTAGGATTGCTAGCCGTAGTTGTTTATTATGCCGACGGTTTTGTGCCAGAATTAGAGATACTCAAGAACTATCAAATGCTTGCGATATTATTTGTCGGCGTTTTAGTTTTCGGAATTTTAATAAGTTTGATCAGTACCTTTTTTGCAACTACACGTTATTTAAATCTGAGAACAGATCAGTTGTATTACTAG
- a CDS encoding DUF3098 domain-containing protein has translation MKKRTNQESKSKAARNEEQSLVEDNVQPSFEFIFKKKNYVWMIIGLVVIASGFALMAGGGTEDPAVFNEDIFSWRRIRLAPMLVLAGFGIEMYAILLNPDKK, from the coding sequence ATGAAAAAAAGAACTAATCAAGAATCAAAATCTAAAGCTGCTCGCAACGAAGAGCAATCTCTAGTAGAAGACAATGTCCAACCTAGTTTTGAATTTATTTTTAAAAAGAAAAACTATGTGTGGATGATTATTGGTTTGGTGGTCATCGCATCAGGTTTTGCACTTATGGCCGGCGGCGGCACAGAAGATCCTGCTGTTTTTAACGAAGACATTTTTTCATGGAGACGTATAAGACTTGCTCCTATGCTTGTTTTGGCAGGCTTTGGGATTGAGATGTATGCGATTCTATTAAACCCAGACAAGAAGTAA
- a CDS encoding undecaprenyl-diphosphate phosphatase → METFDAFVLGVIQGLTEFLPVSSSGHIELGKAVLGTDIANKEENLLFTVVVHFATALSTIIVFRKDIVELFKGLLSFKWNEETQFTFKIVLSMIPAVIIGLLFEKELEKLFEGQILLVGFMLIITGLLLFLAGRAKRTEKGVSWTDALIIGVSQAIAILPGISRSGATISTSVLLGNDRAKAARFSFLMVVPLIFGKIAKDLLEIIKGDSVIESVSTTPLIVGFFAAFIVGLLACTWMISLVRKAKLHYFSYYCFAVGVVAIVAGVVNS, encoded by the coding sequence ATGGAAACTTTTGACGCATTTGTATTAGGAGTTATTCAAGGACTAACGGAGTTTTTACCCGTTTCTTCCAGTGGACATATTGAGTTAGGAAAAGCAGTGCTAGGAACTGATATCGCTAATAAAGAGGAAAATTTGCTCTTTACAGTTGTCGTTCATTTTGCTACTGCATTGAGTACAATTATCGTTTTTAGAAAAGACATTGTAGAACTATTTAAAGGTCTTTTATCCTTTAAATGGAACGAAGAAACTCAGTTTACTTTTAAAATTGTCTTGTCCATGATTCCTGCGGTTATTATAGGATTGCTTTTTGAAAAGGAATTGGAAAAACTATTTGAAGGTCAGATTCTTCTGGTAGGTTTTATGTTGATCATTACAGGTTTGTTGTTGTTTCTAGCTGGTAGAGCCAAAAGAACTGAAAAAGGTGTCAGCTGGACGGATGCGCTCATCATAGGAGTGTCTCAAGCCATTGCCATATTACCAGGAATATCTAGAAGTGGTGCTACTATTTCTACCTCTGTTCTTTTAGGAAATGACAGAGCAAAAGCAGCTCGCTTCTCTTTTTTAATGGTCGTTCCACTCATTTTTGGAAAAATTGCAAAGGACCTTTTAGAAATTATTAAAGGAGATTCGGTGATCGAGTCTGTTTCTACTACACCATTGATTGTAGGATTTTTTGCTGCTTTTATTGTTGGCTTATTGGCTTGTACTTGGATGATATCGCTGGTGCGCAAAGCAAAGCTTCATTATTTTTCTTACTACTGTTTTGCAGTAGGAGTTGTCGCGATAGTTGCTGGAGTAGTGAATTCTTAG